A stretch of Bacillus pseudomycoides DNA encodes these proteins:
- a CDS encoding carbohydrate kinase, translated as MKQVFCIGELLIDFICCNTHVLLADGIHFEKKAGGAPANVAAAITKLGGKASFIGQVGNDPFGEFLEKTLQENCVDTSMLIKENQTTLAFVSIDQHGERDFTFMRGADGEYQFHKIDLSKMHKHDIIHFGSATALLPGHLKETYFKLLQYAKEQNHFISFDPNYRAALITDKQQFCEDCLTFIAQAHFVKVSEEEAIMLSKETNINKAAQFLLEKGAKVVAITLGKQGTLLAASEGAVIIPSVTVKQVDSTGAGDAFVGAMLYQLSKEENLFDFSFEKLCTFVAFANKVGAITCKNYGAIQSLPTLKDVIKFK; from the coding sequence ATGAAACAAGTATTTTGCATCGGTGAATTATTAATTGATTTTATTTGTTGTAATACACATGTACTATTAGCAGATGGAATACACTTTGAAAAAAAAGCTGGCGGAGCTCCCGCGAATGTTGCTGCAGCAATTACAAAATTAGGCGGAAAGGCCTCATTCATTGGACAGGTTGGAAACGACCCTTTTGGAGAATTTCTAGAAAAAACATTGCAAGAAAACTGTGTCGATACTTCTATGCTTATAAAAGAGAACCAAACGACATTAGCTTTTGTCTCTATTGATCAACATGGTGAACGTGACTTTACTTTTATGCGTGGTGCTGATGGAGAATATCAGTTTCATAAAATCGATCTTTCTAAAATGCACAAACATGATATCATTCATTTTGGGTCAGCGACAGCTTTGTTACCTGGACATTTAAAAGAAACCTATTTTAAGCTGCTACAATATGCAAAAGAACAAAACCACTTTATTTCTTTTGATCCAAACTATCGTGCTGCATTAATTACAGATAAACAGCAATTTTGCGAGGATTGCTTAACTTTCATTGCACAAGCCCATTTTGTAAAAGTAAGCGAAGAGGAAGCAATAATGCTTTCCAAAGAAACAAATATCAATAAAGCCGCACAGTTTTTACTTGAAAAAGGTGCAAAGGTAGTTGCGATTACACTTGGAAAACAAGGTACACTACTTGCAGCTAGTGAAGGGGCTGTTATTATTCCTTCTGTTACTGTGAAACAGGTAGATTCAACTGGTGCAGGAGATGCGTTTGTAGGTGCAATGCTTTATCAACTTTCTAAAGAAGAAAATCTATTTGACTTTAGCTTTGAAAAACTTTGTACATTCGTTGCATTTGCTAACAAAGTTGGAGCAATTACTTGTAAAAATTACGGAGCTATTCAATCCTTACCAACATTAAAAGATGTCATTAAGTTTAAATGA